In a single window of the Pseudopipra pipra isolate bDixPip1 chromosome Z, bDixPip1.hap1, whole genome shotgun sequence genome:
- the LOC135407622 gene encoding ketosamine-3-kinase-like isoform X2: MHGSMRHVPKGVLEQARRMFEGEMASLEALLKTQTIKVPKPIKVIDLPGGSTAFVMEHLEMRGLNRHSALLGTQLADLHLHNQQLAEKLKKEESTVGKGQGQTEVQFVDQFGFHTITCCGYLPQVNDWQSDWVTFFAKQRIQPQMDMIEKNSGDREARELWAQLQLKIPSLFCDVEVVPALLHGDLWGGNVAEDDSGPIIFDPASFYGHSEYELAIAGMFGGFSSSFYSAYHSKIPKAAGFEKRLKLYQLFHYMNHWNHFGSGYRGSSLNIMRNLVK, translated from the exons ATGCATGGCAGCATGAGGCATGTGCCAAAGGGAGTATTGGAGCAG GCCAGAAGAATGTTTGAGGGAGAAATGGCAAGTTTGGAAGCCCTCCTGAAAACGCAGACGATAAAAGTGCCTAAACCCATCAAAGTTATAGACCTGCCTGGGGGCAGCACTGCGTTTGTGATGGAACATTTGGAAATGAGAGGCTTAAACAG aCATTCAGCTCTTCTTGGAACACAACTGGCTGATCTTCACCTTCATAACCAGCAACTTGCAGAGAAGCTGAAGAAGGAAGAGAGCACAGTTG GTAAGGGGCAAGGGCAAACGGAAGTCCAGTTTGTGGATCAGTTTGGCTTTCATACAATTACCTGCTGTGGCTATCTTCCACAG GTGAATGACTGGCAGAGTGACTGGGTGACCTTCTTTGCCAAACAAAGAATCCAGCCCCAGATGGACATGATCGAAAAGAATTCAGGAGACAGGGAAGCAAGAGAACTTTGGGCACAACTTCAG ctgaaaaTACCCAGTTTGTTCTGTGATGTAGAAGTtgttcctgctctcctccatGGAGATCTATGGGGAGGAAACGTAGCTGAGGATGATTCTGGTCCAATTATCTTTGATCCAGCTTCTTTCTACGGCCATTCAGAGTATGAGCTTGCAATAGCTGGGATGTTTGGTGGCTTCAGCAGTTCTTTTTATTCTGCTTATCACAGTAAAATTCCCAAAGCTGCAGGGTTTGAGAAACGCCTGAAGCTTTATCAACTGTTTCACTACATGAACCATTGGAACCATTTTGGTTCAGGATACAGAGGGTCTTCTTTAAACATTATGAGAAACCTTGTAAAGTGA
- the LOC135407622 gene encoding ketosamine-3-kinase-like isoform X1 yields MEDALRRELGTVLLRPTGHTGGGCISQGQSYDTDRGRVFVKSNPQAEARRMFEGEMASLEALLKTQTIKVPKPIKVIDLPGGSTAFVMEHLEMRGLNRHSALLGTQLADLHLHNQQLAEKLKKEESTVGKGQGQTEVQFVDQFGFHTITCCGYLPQVNDWQSDWVTFFAKQRIQPQMDMIEKNSGDREARELWAQLQLKIPSLFCDVEVVPALLHGDLWGGNVAEDDSGPIIFDPASFYGHSEYELAIAGMFGGFSSSFYSAYHSKIPKAAGFEKRLKLYQLFHYMNHWNHFGSGYRGSSLNIMRNLVK; encoded by the exons ATGGAGGACGCGCTGAGGCGGGAGCTCGGCACGGTGCTGCTGCGGCCCACCGGGCACACCGGCGGCGGCTGTATCAGCCAGGGCCAGAGCTACGACACGGACCGCGGCCGGGTGTTCGTCAAGAGCAACCCCCAGGCGGAG GCCAGAAGAATGTTTGAGGGAGAAATGGCAAGTTTGGAAGCCCTCCTGAAAACGCAGACGATAAAAGTGCCTAAACCCATCAAAGTTATAGACCTGCCTGGGGGCAGCACTGCGTTTGTGATGGAACATTTGGAAATGAGAGGCTTAAACAG aCATTCAGCTCTTCTTGGAACACAACTGGCTGATCTTCACCTTCATAACCAGCAACTTGCAGAGAAGCTGAAGAAGGAAGAGAGCACAGTTG GTAAGGGGCAAGGGCAAACGGAAGTCCAGTTTGTGGATCAGTTTGGCTTTCATACAATTACCTGCTGTGGCTATCTTCCACAG GTGAATGACTGGCAGAGTGACTGGGTGACCTTCTTTGCCAAACAAAGAATCCAGCCCCAGATGGACATGATCGAAAAGAATTCAGGAGACAGGGAAGCAAGAGAACTTTGGGCACAACTTCAG ctgaaaaTACCCAGTTTGTTCTGTGATGTAGAAGTtgttcctgctctcctccatGGAGATCTATGGGGAGGAAACGTAGCTGAGGATGATTCTGGTCCAATTATCTTTGATCCAGCTTCTTTCTACGGCCATTCAGAGTATGAGCTTGCAATAGCTGGGATGTTTGGTGGCTTCAGCAGTTCTTTTTATTCTGCTTATCACAGTAAAATTCCCAAAGCTGCAGGGTTTGAGAAACGCCTGAAGCTTTATCAACTGTTTCACTACATGAACCATTGGAACCATTTTGGTTCAGGATACAGAGGGTCTTCTTTAAACATTATGAGAAACCTTGTAAAGTGA